Proteins encoded together in one Micromonospora auratinigra window:
- a CDS encoding cellulose binding domain-containing protein: protein MRARRVTLSTATAVLLSLAAVGVARADDTPALTTPGAPVVRGNRPHELVLGWTPATWRDPAVHDPVSYDIGSPIGTNAYRGLGSSDTAGITLTGLGPGTTYRIAVQAYGTSGYSDHSPVTTVRTAYGRAKVDYLNLDWSPTDNQAQFVLQVVNTGTTPLDLTTVRVRYHVRLEDGSTSLVAECDWAALGCAAVRRTLQFFPVPAPPPGPTPGPTPTVYPIPGTPVPGWLELAFTTGVLAPGASSGPIQLRLHRSSWAAIDERDDPSWRAATGSWTGNDHVTLDVDGVREYGDPWA, encoded by the coding sequence ATGCGTGCCCGCCGCGTCACCCTGAGCACCGCCACCGCCGTCCTGCTGAGCCTGGCCGCCGTGGGGGTGGCCCGCGCCGACGACACCCCGGCGCTGACCACCCCCGGCGCGCCCGTCGTGCGCGGCAACCGGCCGCACGAGCTGGTGCTCGGCTGGACCCCGGCCACCTGGCGCGACCCGGCCGTCCACGACCCGGTCAGCTACGACATCGGGTCACCGATCGGCACGAACGCCTACCGGGGCCTGGGCAGCAGCGACACCGCCGGCATCACGCTGACCGGCCTCGGGCCCGGCACCACCTACCGGATCGCCGTGCAGGCGTACGGGACCAGCGGCTACTCCGACCACTCGCCGGTGACCACGGTCCGCACCGCCTACGGCCGGGCGAAGGTCGACTACCTCAACCTGGACTGGTCCCCCACCGACAACCAGGCCCAGTTCGTGCTCCAGGTCGTCAACACCGGCACCACCCCGCTGGACCTCACCACGGTCCGGGTCCGCTACCACGTACGCCTGGAGGACGGCAGCACCTCGCTGGTCGCCGAGTGCGACTGGGCGGCGCTGGGCTGCGCCGCCGTCCGCCGTACCCTCCAGTTCTTCCCGGTCCCCGCCCCGCCGCCGGGCCCCACGCCCGGCCCCACGCCCACCGTCTACCCGATCCCCGGCACCCCGGTGCCCGGCTGGCTGGAGCTGGCCTTCACCACCGGCGTGCTGGCCCCCGGCGCGTCCTCCGGCCCGATCCAGCTCCGACTGCACCGCAGCAGCTGGGCGGCGATCGACGAGCGGGACGACCCGAGCTGGCGGGCCGCCACCGGATCGTGGACCGGCAACGACCACGTCACCCTCGACGTCGACGGCGTCCGCGAGTACGGCGACCCCTGGGCCTGA
- a CDS encoding globin family protein, whose translation MRTTELVGCPRGTDDWLGPVGVRDVVLRWLRLVAADAELAPYLRGIDRPRLAGQLAAQLTVALGGPAGGNRPQGGAWRRLGLSQEQHWRVLDYLAAALWALDLPVQTIVAAQRVMAGPGQSPGGV comes from the coding sequence GTGCGGACGACGGAGCTGGTGGGCTGCCCTCGCGGTACCGACGACTGGCTGGGCCCGGTGGGGGTACGCGACGTGGTGCTGCGCTGGCTGCGGCTGGTCGCGGCCGACGCGGAGCTGGCCCCGTACCTGCGCGGGATCGACCGGCCCCGGCTCGCCGGCCAGCTCGCGGCGCAGCTGACCGTGGCGCTGGGTGGGCCGGCGGGCGGCAACCGGCCGCAGGGCGGCGCGTGGCGTCGGCTGGGCCTGTCGCAGGAGCAGCACTGGCGGGTGCTGGACTACCTGGCCGCCGCGCTGTGGGCGCTGGACCTGCCGGTGCAGACGATCGTGGCGGCGCAGCGGGTGATGGCCGGGCCGGGTCAGTCGCCCGGCGGGGTGTAG
- a CDS encoding AAA family ATPase, protein MLEVPPSVEAERVITAVLADLRSGGHRGVVVDSPPGAGKSTLVVRAAVELAAAGEPLIIVAQTNEQVDDLIDRLARKAPELRIGRLSATDYRPTDRVTGHAGVRVAAKVTDLGGPAVIIGTAAKWATVTDGSWPWAIVDEAYQMRSDALLRVAARFERALFVGDPGQLDPFSTVETARWTGLTWDPMQSAVATLLRHNPDLPVHRLPVSWRLPASAAPVVAAAFYPFTGFRAGTGPADRALTLTEPGPGDPLDRTVEVAARTGWGLHELPARHTLRTDGEAAAACAELALRVLRRGAVAVSEQTPGGAPVTADRIAVGAAHRDQAAAIRARLGATGAGITVDTANRLQGREYDVTIVLHPLSGRRDATAFHLESGRLCVLASRHRHACLVVARAGIPELLDAHPSTERVHLDVPVKFPDGWEAHQTMLAHLGAAR, encoded by the coding sequence ATGCTGGAGGTGCCACCCTCGGTCGAGGCCGAGCGGGTCATCACCGCCGTCCTCGCCGACCTGCGCTCCGGCGGCCACCGGGGCGTGGTCGTCGACTCCCCGCCCGGCGCCGGCAAGTCGACCCTGGTGGTCCGCGCCGCCGTCGAGCTGGCCGCCGCCGGCGAGCCGCTGATCATCGTCGCGCAGACCAACGAGCAGGTCGACGACCTCATCGACCGGCTCGCCCGCAAGGCCCCCGAGCTGCGCATCGGCCGCCTCTCCGCCACCGACTACCGGCCGACCGACCGGGTCACCGGGCACGCCGGCGTCCGGGTCGCCGCGAAGGTCACCGACCTCGGCGGTCCGGCCGTCATCATCGGTACGGCCGCCAAGTGGGCCACCGTCACCGACGGCAGCTGGCCCTGGGCGATCGTCGACGAGGCGTACCAGATGCGCTCCGACGCCCTGCTGCGGGTGGCCGCGCGCTTCGAGCGGGCGCTCTTCGTCGGCGATCCCGGCCAGCTCGACCCGTTCTCCACCGTCGAGACCGCCCGCTGGACCGGGCTCACCTGGGATCCGATGCAGTCGGCCGTCGCCACCCTGCTGCGGCACAACCCCGACCTGCCCGTGCACCGGCTGCCCGTGTCCTGGCGGCTGCCCGCCAGCGCCGCTCCCGTGGTGGCCGCCGCGTTCTACCCGTTCACCGGCTTCCGCGCCGGCACCGGCCCCGCCGACCGGGCACTCACCCTCACCGAGCCCGGCCCCGGTGACCCACTCGACCGGACCGTCGAGGTGGCCGCGCGGACCGGCTGGGGGCTGCACGAACTACCCGCCCGGCACACCCTGCGTACCGACGGCGAGGCCGCCGCGGCCTGCGCGGAGCTGGCGCTACGGGTGCTGCGGCGCGGCGCGGTCGCCGTCTCCGAACAGACCCCCGGCGGCGCGCCGGTCACCGCCGACCGGATCGCCGTCGGCGCCGCGCACCGCGACCAGGCCGCGGCCATCCGGGCCCGGCTCGGCGCGACCGGCGCGGGCATCACCGTCGACACCGCCAACCGCCTGCAAGGCCGGGAGTACGACGTGACGATCGTGCTGCACCCGCTCTCCGGCCGGCGCGACGCCACCGCCTTCCACCTGGAGTCGGGGCGGCTCTGCGTGCTCGCCTCCCGGCACCGGCACGCCTGTCTCGTGGTGGCCCGGGCGGGGATTCCCGAGCTGCTGGACGCGCACCCGTCGACCGAGCGGGTGCACCTGGACGTGCCGGTGAAGTTCCCGGACGGCTGGGAGGCCCACCAGACGATGCTGGCCCACCTCGGCGCTGCCCGCTGA
- a CDS encoding HNH endonuclease produces the protein MQAEVPGHHQFTRLMKGPYGPAVVEANRAYLDVAVPDPAGTERDYWTLSCLPSTTRDPQRLSAVTMRTMETFVLHTPLGEAAVGVAEGYLIVRRSVLRQHWPTARAFQRDFPGLTEEDCDYRDARPDQVRVNGTHDQLVAALRDDRFAQAVRDLTSHLLKARRTRVLGHNRLLVDEVLDRDSRPGEWIYPVNEKDANWGYEHGVLETFAGFTGGEIVDWHIATCFHQIRAGDRLWAYAALPYQRIVGVGVVWTDPFLWSDGTTSERRIMIKWDGALTEFLLSHEVAGAEVLETKVQTVRALKTTESDRLAVALAKESAPAGQGMTEGRRYRLAQVTARQGQADFRRRLMDAYDGACAISGCDVPAVLQAAHIDPYDGPSTNRVTNGLLLRADLHNLFDEGLLWIDDAYRVRVATDLDHYQDFDGRKVRPTVDPRHAPDRQALRRHRQEWGIE, from the coding sequence ATGCAGGCGGAGGTTCCAGGCCACCACCAGTTCACCCGGCTGATGAAGGGGCCGTACGGCCCGGCGGTCGTCGAGGCCAATCGGGCCTACCTCGACGTCGCAGTGCCGGACCCGGCCGGCACCGAGCGCGACTACTGGACGTTGTCCTGCCTGCCCAGCACCACCAGGGATCCGCAGCGGCTGTCCGCCGTCACCATGCGGACGATGGAGACCTTCGTCCTGCACACGCCGCTCGGCGAGGCGGCCGTCGGGGTGGCGGAGGGCTACCTGATAGTGCGGCGCTCCGTGCTCAGGCAACACTGGCCCACCGCCCGCGCGTTCCAACGGGACTTCCCCGGCCTGACCGAGGAGGACTGCGACTACCGGGACGCCCGCCCGGACCAGGTCCGGGTCAACGGGACCCACGACCAGTTGGTCGCCGCGCTGCGCGACGACCGCTTCGCGCAGGCGGTGCGCGACCTCACCTCGCACCTGCTGAAGGCGAGGCGGACCCGGGTCCTCGGTCACAACCGGCTACTGGTCGACGAGGTGCTCGACCGCGACTCCCGGCCAGGGGAATGGATCTACCCGGTCAACGAGAAGGACGCCAACTGGGGCTACGAGCACGGAGTGCTGGAGACCTTCGCCGGCTTCACCGGCGGGGAGATCGTCGACTGGCACATCGCCACCTGCTTCCACCAGATCCGGGCCGGCGACCGGCTCTGGGCCTATGCCGCCCTGCCGTACCAGCGGATCGTCGGGGTCGGCGTGGTCTGGACCGACCCATTCCTGTGGAGTGACGGGACCACCTCCGAGCGACGCATCATGATCAAGTGGGACGGGGCGCTCACCGAGTTCCTGCTGTCGCACGAGGTGGCGGGTGCGGAGGTGCTGGAGACCAAGGTGCAGACCGTCCGCGCGCTCAAGACGACCGAATCCGACCGGCTGGCCGTCGCGCTGGCCAAGGAGTCGGCTCCTGCCGGGCAGGGCATGACCGAGGGGCGGCGGTACCGGCTCGCCCAGGTCACCGCGCGGCAGGGACAGGCCGACTTCCGCCGCCGACTGATGGACGCGTACGACGGCGCGTGTGCGATCAGCGGCTGTGACGTGCCCGCAGTGCTCCAGGCGGCACACATCGACCCCTACGACGGGCCGTCGACGAACCGGGTCACCAACGGGCTGCTGCTCCGGGCCGACCTGCACAACCTCTTCGACGAGGGCCTGCTCTGGATCGACGACGCCTACCGGGTGCGGGTGGCGACGGACCTCGACCACTATCAGGACTTCGACGGGCGCAAGGTGCGGCCCACGGTCGATCCACGGCACGCGCCGGATCGGCAGGCGTTGCGCCGGCACCGCCAGGAGTGGGGGATCGAGTGA
- a CDS encoding GYD domain-containing protein, with product MASTFLLKSTYTVDGLAGLARDGGTKRVEVVRALVENAGGRVEAAYFAFGEEDTYVVCELPDHRTAAALAIAIGAAGGLRVQVTPLLSPAEVDAATRERTVYTPPGD from the coding sequence ATGGCTAGTACGTTCCTGCTGAAATCGACCTACACGGTCGACGGGCTCGCCGGCCTGGCCCGCGACGGGGGTACGAAGCGCGTCGAGGTGGTCCGCGCGCTCGTCGAGAACGCCGGCGGCCGGGTCGAGGCGGCCTACTTCGCCTTCGGCGAGGAGGACACGTACGTCGTCTGCGAGCTGCCCGACCACCGCACCGCCGCCGCGCTGGCCATCGCCATCGGGGCGGCCGGCGGCCTGCGGGTGCAGGTCACCCCGCTGCTGAGCCCGGCCGAGGTTGACGCCGCCACCCGGGAACGCACCGTCTACACCCCGCCGGGCGACTGA
- a CDS encoding aldo/keto reductase, which yields MAANTVPDISLNDGNTIPQLGFGVFQIEPKETAQAVGKALEVGYRHIDTAQMYGNEAEVGQGIRASGLDRGDVFVTSKLNNGFHRPDDARKAFEQTLQALKFDYLDLFLIHWPLPTLYDGDFVSTWQVLEEFKRDGRAKSIGVSNFQVAHLERLAAEADVVPAVNQIEVHPYFGNEEVRAYGKAHGIVTEAWSPIAQGKVLDDPTLVEIAERLDRTVAQVVLRWHVQRGDIVFPKSTTPKRIEENFRIFDFELDDATMGRIDGLNKAEAGRQGPNPDTFDYVPG from the coding sequence ATGGCCGCGAACACCGTTCCCGACATCTCGCTCAACGACGGCAACACCATCCCGCAGCTCGGTTTCGGGGTCTTCCAGATCGAGCCGAAGGAGACCGCCCAGGCCGTCGGCAAGGCCCTGGAGGTGGGCTACCGGCACATCGACACCGCCCAGATGTACGGCAACGAGGCCGAGGTCGGGCAGGGGATCCGCGCCTCCGGGCTGGACCGGGGCGACGTCTTCGTCACCAGCAAGCTCAACAACGGCTTCCACCGCCCGGACGACGCCCGCAAGGCGTTCGAGCAGACGTTGCAGGCGTTGAAGTTCGACTACCTCGACCTGTTCCTGATCCACTGGCCGCTGCCGACCCTCTACGACGGCGACTTCGTCTCGACGTGGCAGGTGCTGGAGGAGTTCAAGCGCGACGGCCGGGCGAAGTCGATCGGCGTCTCCAACTTCCAGGTGGCGCACCTGGAGCGGCTGGCCGCCGAGGCGGACGTGGTGCCGGCGGTGAACCAGATCGAGGTGCACCCGTACTTCGGCAACGAGGAGGTGCGCGCGTACGGCAAGGCGCACGGCATCGTCACCGAGGCGTGGTCGCCGATCGCCCAGGGCAAGGTGCTCGACGACCCGACCCTGGTGGAGATCGCCGAGCGGCTGGACCGGACGGTGGCGCAGGTGGTGCTGCGCTGGCACGTGCAGCGCGGCGACATCGTCTTCCCGAAGTCGACCACCCCGAAGCGGATCGAGGAGAACTTCCGGATCTTCGACTTCGAGCTGGACGACGCCACGATGGGCCGGATCGACGGCCTGAACAAGGCCGAGGCCGGCCGGCAGGGCCCCAACCCGGACACCTTCGACTACGTGCCGGGCTGA
- a CDS encoding DUF6308 family protein, with product MVVFSIQVAAEPVADPLGILAAYCDTSAGTVRAYDLLPAPRATLTPTVIKVTRSPWMGSRISHEEAHHLLSLSNTAPWAAVPATAHLRDADPQVENDLYDEALRLHRHFIHNRRPGLGLGKISKCLHLTRPGLFPILDSAVRKRYRRAAKEAAQTLTAAGCLDRPRRRAYWAAIRQDLLRSQDGLAQLRSAASEHDNALVREAAQKLSDVRLLDILTWAPNPA from the coding sequence GTGGTGGTGTTCTCCATCCAGGTCGCCGCGGAGCCCGTGGCAGATCCCCTCGGCATCCTCGCCGCCTACTGCGACACCAGCGCCGGCACCGTGCGCGCCTACGACCTCCTGCCGGCTCCCCGGGCCACCCTGACGCCAACGGTGATCAAGGTGACCCGATCGCCGTGGATGGGCAGCCGCATCAGCCACGAGGAAGCGCATCACCTGCTCAGCCTCAGCAACACGGCACCGTGGGCGGCGGTCCCCGCAACCGCTCACCTGCGCGACGCCGACCCACAGGTCGAGAACGACCTCTACGACGAGGCACTGCGGCTGCACCGACACTTCATCCACAACCGCCGCCCCGGTCTGGGACTCGGCAAGATCAGCAAGTGCCTGCACCTGACCCGTCCCGGCCTGTTCCCGATCCTCGACAGCGCGGTACGCAAGCGGTACCGGCGGGCGGCCAAGGAGGCGGCACAGACGCTGACGGCCGCCGGATGCCTCGACAGGCCACGTCGGCGGGCCTACTGGGCCGCCATCCGGCAGGACCTGCTGCGATCACAGGACGGGTTGGCGCAGCTGCGCTCGGCCGCGAGCGAGCATGACAACGCACTCGTCCGCGAGGCGGCGCAGAAGCTGTCCGACGTCCGCCTGCTCGACATCCTCACCTGGGCCCCCAACCCCGCCTGA
- a CDS encoding aldo/keto reductase, producing the protein MRYRTIGTDPATRREVSVLGLGAMLFGSATDEATSYAILDRYVEAGGTFVDTSDNYAFWHDGGQGGQSEELLGRWRRSRGIGDEVVVATKLGARPLAPGTGYLDNPEGLSAKVIRESAERSRERLGTAKLDLLYAHIEDRAVPLRETVEGFAELVAEGTVGLLGASNHRAWRVERARQLAADAGLPGYEVLQYHRSYLPRRLDLPGELDPDGDVGFVGPDLASYLRAEPQLTLVAYGPLLKGAYARPERLGPEYDVPSTPARLAALHAVAAETGATVNQVVLAWLLGADVPTIPLVGFSSVAQLDEALGAVELELTPQQRTRLDDTR; encoded by the coding sequence ATGCGATACCGCACCATCGGCACCGACCCGGCCACCCGCCGCGAGGTCAGCGTGCTCGGCCTCGGCGCGATGCTCTTCGGCAGCGCCACCGACGAGGCCACCTCGTACGCCATCCTGGACCGCTACGTGGAGGCCGGCGGCACCTTCGTCGACACCTCGGACAACTACGCGTTCTGGCACGACGGCGGGCAGGGCGGGCAGAGCGAGGAGCTGTTGGGCCGCTGGCGGCGCAGCCGGGGCATCGGCGACGAGGTGGTCGTCGCCACCAAGCTCGGCGCCCGGCCACTCGCCCCGGGCACCGGCTACCTGGACAACCCGGAGGGACTGTCGGCGAAGGTGATCCGGGAGTCGGCCGAGCGCAGCCGGGAGCGGCTCGGGACGGCGAAGCTGGACCTGCTCTACGCCCACATCGAGGACCGGGCGGTGCCGCTGCGGGAGACCGTGGAGGGCTTCGCGGAACTGGTCGCGGAGGGCACCGTCGGGCTGCTGGGCGCCAGCAACCACCGGGCCTGGCGGGTGGAGCGGGCCCGGCAACTCGCTGCCGACGCCGGGCTGCCCGGGTACGAGGTGCTCCAGTACCACCGCAGCTACCTGCCGCGGCGGCTGGACCTGCCGGGTGAGCTGGACCCGGACGGTGACGTCGGCTTCGTCGGCCCGGACCTGGCCAGCTACCTGCGGGCGGAGCCGCAGCTCACCCTGGTCGCGTACGGGCCGCTGCTGAAGGGGGCGTACGCCCGGCCGGAGCGGCTGGGCCCGGAGTACGACGTGCCGAGCACCCCGGCCCGGCTGGCCGCGCTGCACGCGGTGGCGGCCGAGACCGGGGCGACGGTCAACCAGGTGGTGCTGGCGTGGCTGCTCGGCGCGGACGTGCCGACGATCCCGCTGGTCGGCTTCTCGTCGGTGGCCCAGCTCGACGAGGCCCTCGGCGCGGTGGAGCTGGAGCTGACCCCGCAGCAGCGGACCCGGCTGGACGACACGCGCTGA
- a CDS encoding SDR family oxidoreductase, with protein MTTTIALITGANKGIGLATARRLGALGWTVLVGARDAGRGREATEKLRGDGVDARLVPLDVTDEASVAAAAELVEREYGRLDVLVNNAGILRVDGGALPSETTLATLREVYETNVFGVVTVTNALLPLLRRAPAARIVNVSSEVGSITAMTDPDGPYFALTSVPYPSSKTALNMVTAMYAKELRDTPIKVNAANPGYCATDLNGHSGFLTPEQGAQVSVHLATLPADGPSGQLWGHLADADGGYGVLPW; from the coding sequence ATGACGACGACGATCGCCCTGATCACCGGGGCCAACAAGGGAATCGGCCTGGCCACCGCCCGCCGGCTCGGCGCGCTCGGCTGGACCGTGCTGGTCGGCGCGCGCGACGCCGGACGCGGCCGGGAGGCGACCGAGAAGCTGCGCGGCGACGGGGTGGACGCCCGCCTCGTGCCGCTGGACGTGACCGACGAGGCGTCGGTCGCCGCCGCGGCCGAGCTGGTCGAGCGGGAGTACGGCCGGCTGGACGTGCTGGTCAACAACGCCGGCATCCTGCGGGTGGACGGCGGCGCGCTGCCCAGCGAGACCACCCTCGCCACGCTGCGCGAGGTGTACGAGACCAACGTGTTCGGGGTGGTCACGGTGACCAACGCGCTGCTGCCGCTGCTGCGCCGGGCACCCGCCGCCCGGATCGTGAACGTCTCCAGCGAGGTCGGCTCGATCACCGCGATGACCGACCCGGACGGCCCCTACTTCGCGTTGACCTCGGTGCCGTACCCGTCGTCGAAGACGGCGCTGAACATGGTCACCGCGATGTACGCCAAGGAGCTGCGGGACACCCCGATCAAGGTGAACGCGGCGAACCCCGGGTACTGCGCCACCGACCTGAACGGGCACAGCGGCTTCCTCACCCCGGAGCAGGGGGCGCAGGTGAGCGTGCACCTGGCGACGTTGCCGGCGGACGGGCCGAGCGGGCAGCTCTGGGGCCACCTGGCCGACGCCGACGGCGGGTACGGCGTGCTGCCCTGGTGA
- a CDS encoding snapalysin family zinc-dependent metalloprotease, translating to MRKPKLSRLLATLAAVTLSALGAVAVDPAPASAALRNVCYNTSQAGPFATYAVQAASIWNNYTNNINMAQCGSNLVISYTYGGGSYAQRTSLGNGRVVIDYYQAQQYSPLRIMTHEIGHILGLADNYNGNCAILMSGGSAGTSCTNPYPASAEAARVDSLFGFAARSATPAQVFTGSWPAPTVVAAQR from the coding sequence ATGCGCAAACCGAAGCTGTCCCGACTGCTGGCCACCCTCGCGGCCGTGACGCTCTCCGCCCTCGGCGCCGTCGCCGTCGACCCGGCGCCGGCCTCCGCCGCGCTGCGCAACGTCTGCTACAACACCAGCCAGGCGGGGCCGTTCGCCACGTACGCCGTGCAGGCCGCCTCGATCTGGAACAACTACACCAACAACATCAACATGGCCCAGTGCGGCTCGAACCTGGTGATCTCCTACACCTACGGCGGCGGCTCGTACGCGCAGCGCACCAGCCTCGGCAACGGCCGGGTGGTCATCGACTACTACCAGGCCCAGCAGTACTCGCCGCTGCGGATCATGACGCACGAGATCGGCCACATCCTCGGCCTGGCCGACAACTACAACGGCAACTGCGCCATCCTGATGTCCGGCGGCAGCGCCGGCACCAGCTGCACCAACCCGTACCCGGCTTCCGCCGAGGCCGCCCGGGTCGACTCGCTGTTCGGCTTCGCCGCCCGCAGCGCGACGCCCGCCCAGGTCTTCACCGGCAGCTGGCCCGCCCCCACCGTGGTCGCCGCCCAGCGCTGA
- a CDS encoding endonuclease: MNMKSVIRSRPGRLIAAVVLAVTVVTPVVVTGPASAATTLTVAQALAAQDGRTAAVTGYVIGQPTSTTTVLTANYTADTAIAIADTATETSTARMLYVQVTTAWRADFGLLTNPSLRGRQITATGTLTAYFSHGGLKSPTAMTFGGGSTPSPTASPTASPTVSPTGGPYDSTYYASAVGRTGPALRSSLHAIIRVQTVLTYDQVWEALKDTDQDPANPANVILLYTGRSQSKTSNGGGVDDWNREHVWAKSHGDFGTANGPGTDVHHLRPEDVSVNSLRGNKDFDSGGSAVAEAPGCYTDADSFEPRNAVKGDVARMILYMAIRYEGDDGWPNLEPNDSVTNGTAPYLGRISKLLAWNELDPPDAFEQRRNQRIYERWQGNRNPFVDHPEWARAIWG; encoded by the coding sequence ATGAATATGAAGAGCGTGATCCGCTCGCGACCCGGGCGGCTGATCGCGGCCGTCGTGCTGGCCGTCACCGTCGTGACACCCGTGGTGGTGACCGGTCCGGCATCGGCGGCCACCACCCTGACGGTGGCGCAGGCCCTCGCCGCCCAGGACGGCCGGACCGCGGCCGTCACCGGGTACGTCATCGGTCAACCCACCTCGACGACCACCGTGCTCACCGCCAACTACACCGCCGACACCGCGATCGCGATCGCCGACACGGCCACCGAGACCAGCACCGCCCGGATGCTCTACGTCCAGGTCACCACCGCCTGGCGGGCGGACTTCGGGCTGCTGACCAACCCGTCGCTGCGCGGCAGGCAGATCACCGCGACGGGCACGCTGACCGCGTACTTCAGCCACGGCGGGTTGAAGAGCCCGACCGCGATGACGTTCGGTGGCGGCAGCACCCCGTCGCCGACGGCCTCCCCGACCGCCTCCCCGACGGTCTCGCCGACCGGCGGCCCGTACGACTCGACGTACTATGCGAGCGCGGTGGGCAGGACCGGGCCGGCGCTGCGCAGCTCGCTGCACGCCATCATCAGGGTGCAGACCGTGCTGACGTACGACCAGGTGTGGGAGGCGCTCAAGGACACCGACCAGGATCCGGCGAACCCGGCCAACGTGATCCTGCTCTACACCGGCCGCTCGCAGAGCAAGACCAGCAACGGCGGCGGTGTCGACGACTGGAACCGGGAGCACGTCTGGGCCAAGTCGCACGGTGACTTCGGCACCGCCAACGGCCCTGGCACCGACGTGCACCACCTGCGTCCGGAGGACGTGTCGGTCAACTCGCTGCGCGGCAACAAGGACTTCGACTCGGGCGGCAGCGCGGTCGCCGAGGCGCCCGGCTGTTACACCGACGCCGACTCGTTCGAGCCGCGCAACGCGGTCAAGGGCGACGTGGCCCGCATGATCCTCTACATGGCCATCCGGTACGAGGGCGACGACGGCTGGCCGAACCTGGAGCCGAACGATTCGGTCACCAACGGCACCGCGCCCTATCTGGGCCGGATCAGCAAGCTGCTGGCCTGGAACGAGCTGGACCCGCCGGACGCCTTCGAGCAGCGCCGCAACCAGCGCATCTACGAGCGCTGGCAGGGTAACCGCAACCCGTTCGTGGACCACCCGGAGTGGGCGCGGGCGATCTGGGGCTGA
- a CDS encoding helix-turn-helix transcriptional regulator, whose amino-acid sequence MGIPRRDELAAFLRARRARLRPAEVGLPEGVRRRTPGLRRQEVAQLAGMSIDYYIRLEQGRGPQPSAQILNALARALMLSRDERVYLFRLAADECPPDATGPSRQVTPGLRHLLDALTESPAYLVDAAYEVLAGNRLAAWFVGDLATQPAGGRSMVRWMFRQDIPDAHWDDPEIQVFARTTVADLRAAYGRYPADPALATLVTELLGTSPRFARLWAEHEVAERRPTVKRIEHPELGPLEFECRVLHVPETDQRLIVYVAEPGSPTRTVFRRIGERTAAGGQPG is encoded by the coding sequence ATGGGGATCCCGCGTCGCGACGAACTGGCCGCCTTCCTCCGGGCCCGCCGCGCCCGGCTGCGCCCCGCCGAGGTCGGCCTCCCCGAGGGGGTACGCCGCCGCACGCCGGGCCTGCGCCGCCAGGAGGTCGCCCAGCTCGCCGGCATGTCGATCGACTACTACATCCGGCTGGAACAGGGCCGAGGGCCGCAGCCGTCGGCGCAGATCCTGAACGCGCTGGCCCGGGCGCTGATGCTCAGCCGCGACGAGCGGGTGTACCTGTTCCGGCTGGCCGCGGACGAGTGCCCGCCGGACGCCACCGGCCCGAGCCGGCAGGTCACCCCGGGGCTGCGGCACCTGCTGGACGCGCTGACCGAGAGCCCCGCGTACCTGGTCGACGCCGCGTACGAGGTGCTGGCCGGCAACCGGTTGGCCGCCTGGTTCGTCGGTGACCTGGCGACGCAGCCGGCCGGCGGGCGGAGCATGGTCCGCTGGATGTTCCGCCAGGACATCCCGGACGCGCACTGGGACGACCCGGAGATCCAGGTCTTCGCCCGCACCACCGTGGCTGACCTGCGGGCCGCCTACGGCCGTTACCCGGCCGACCCGGCGCTGGCCACCCTGGTCACCGAACTGCTCGGCACCTCGCCCCGGTTCGCGCGGCTCTGGGCCGAGCACGAGGTGGCCGAGCGCCGCCCCACCGTCAAGCGGATCGAGCACCCCGAGCTGGGGCCGCTGGAGTTCGAGTGCCGGGTGCTGCACGTGCCGGAGACCGACCAGCGGCTCATCGTCTATGTCGCCGAACCGGGCTCACCGACCCGGACGGTGTTCCGCCGGATCGGTGAGCGTACGGCCGCCGGTGGTCAGCCGGGGTAG